Proteins from a genomic interval of Undibacterium parvum:
- a CDS encoding methyltransferase codes for MNPTPPLLCWLENDTQQSLRWHSESGMAPPKRVQIADDRMTADAAYKLACEGTGLLWRGDFQNARQLLQALARRIDKKPEKSAKKTKAPASGAEAFHLHRQAQSQRARVLAMVLIPFDADFKIPLRRAPDVQQACSEAYPLAAGETATPFVASLRELLGVVGAHEWRKKGVEITAIAGRIHPHYGVFSPVRGEYIDLVAKAPLPGNELAFDIGTGTGVLAALLAQRGIKKIIATDQDPRALQCARENLSNLGVAQQVELLETDLFPEGRAPMIVCNPPWIPARPSSPIEYAVYDPDSRMLRGFLAGVAAHLEPQGEAWLILSDIAEHLGLRTSAELWSWIEAGGLQVVGKMDIRPQHPKTADTSDPLHAARALEVTSLWRLKLV; via the coding sequence ATGAACCCTACACCCCCCCTCCTTTGCTGGTTAGAAAACGATACGCAACAGAGCCTCAGATGGCATTCTGAAAGCGGCATGGCGCCGCCGAAACGGGTGCAGATTGCGGATGATCGCATGACTGCCGATGCTGCCTACAAGCTGGCCTGCGAAGGGACTGGCTTACTCTGGCGCGGCGATTTTCAAAATGCGCGGCAACTGCTGCAAGCGCTGGCGCGCCGTATCGATAAGAAGCCAGAGAAATCGGCTAAAAAAACCAAAGCTCCTGCCAGCGGCGCCGAGGCTTTTCACTTGCACCGCCAGGCGCAATCGCAAAGGGCGCGCGTGCTGGCGATGGTGTTGATCCCGTTTGATGCCGATTTTAAAATCCCCTTGCGCCGTGCGCCAGATGTGCAGCAAGCCTGTAGCGAGGCCTACCCGCTGGCCGCTGGCGAGACAGCGACACCCTTTGTGGCATCCTTGCGCGAGCTGTTAGGCGTAGTCGGCGCCCATGAATGGCGCAAAAAAGGCGTGGAGATTACTGCCATCGCTGGCCGCATCCATCCGCATTACGGCGTGTTTTCGCCAGTGCGTGGCGAGTACATCGACCTGGTCGCCAAAGCGCCCTTGCCTGGCAATGAGCTGGCCTTCGATATCGGTACCGGTACCGGTGTGCTGGCGGCTTTGCTGGCGCAGCGCGGCATCAAAAAAATTATCGCCACCGATCAAGACCCACGCGCCCTGCAATGCGCGCGCGAAAACCTGAGCAATTTAGGCGTCGCGCAGCAAGTCGAACTGTTAGAGACCGACCTTTTTCCGGAAGGCCGCGCCCCGATGATCGTCTGCAACCCGCCCTGGATACCGGCGCGCCCTAGTTCGCCAATAGAGTACGCCGTGTACGACCCGGACAGCCGCATGCTGCGCGGCTTTTTGGCCGGTGTCGCTGCGCATTTAGAGCCGCAAGGCGAAGCCTGGCTGATACTCTCAGACATCGCCGAACATCTGGGCCTGCGCACTAGCGCCGAGCTATGGTCATGGATAGAGGCCGGCGGCCTGCAAGTGGTCGGCAAGATGGACATACGCCCGCAGCACCCTAAAACAGCCGACACCAGCGATCCGCTACACGCGGCGCGCGCGCTAGAAGTGACGTCTTTATGGCGACTGAAGTTGGTCTGA
- a CDS encoding LysR family transcriptional regulator, with the protein MNIRHLSFRLLQVYVQVVRSGAITAAARSLHLTQPTVSLQLKKLVEAVGEPLLENRQQRLVTTHVGAELYRAACDVLGRFEDFNGFLDEARGGSSGHINIGIVTTAKYVMPRILGAFYRLLPQVSVTLNVGNRAHIMERFGKQEDDLYLFSHPPSGPTVQATRILKNPLLVIAPADHWAAGRSQLRFAELRQERFLMREPGSATRMMFESWLSAQGIDLSNIMQIESNEAIRLSVASGLGLAVTSAHTLEQGRENLVILPVEGFPLESNWYLVSRKDRRMPHAAMQLIRFIAEHLHECVEPAWVAPDIASLAQHFDSAAPPTQD; encoded by the coding sequence ATGAATATACGTCATCTCAGTTTTCGCCTGTTGCAGGTGTATGTACAGGTAGTGCGTTCTGGTGCGATTACTGCTGCAGCGCGCAGCTTGCACCTGACCCAGCCTACCGTGTCTTTGCAGTTAAAAAAGCTAGTCGAAGCGGTCGGCGAACCGCTGCTGGAGAATCGCCAGCAGCGTCTGGTCACCACCCATGTTGGTGCTGAGCTGTACCGCGCGGCCTGTGATGTACTGGGGCGCTTTGAAGACTTCAATGGCTTTTTAGACGAGGCGCGTGGCGGCAGCTCGGGGCATATCAATATTGGCATCGTGACCACCGCCAAATATGTGATGCCGCGTATTTTGGGCGCGTTTTACCGCTTGCTGCCGCAGGTCAGCGTCACCCTCAATGTGGGTAATCGTGCGCACATCATGGAGCGCTTTGGCAAGCAAGAAGATGATTTGTATCTGTTTAGTCATCCGCCCAGCGGGCCCACGGTGCAAGCCACCCGCATCCTTAAAAACCCGCTGTTGGTGATTGCGCCTGCCGACCATTGGGCGGCCGGCCGCAGCCAGTTGCGCTTTGCTGAGCTACGTCAGGAAAGATTTTTGATGCGGGAGCCAGGCTCGGCCACGCGCATGATGTTTGAATCCTGGCTCAGCGCTCAGGGCATAGACTTGAGTAATATCATGCAGATAGAAAGCAATGAGGCGATCCGTCTCAGTGTGGCATCGGGACTCGGGCTGGCGGTGACTTCGGCGCATACGCTGGAACAGGGGCGCGAAAACCTGGTGATCTTGCCAGTCGAGGGCTTTCCTTTGGAAAGCAATTGGTATCTGGTCAGCAGAAAAGACCGGCGTATGCCGCATGCCGCCATGCAGTTGATACGATTTATCGCCGAACACCTGCACGAGTGCGTAGAGCCAGCCTGGGTCGCCCCCGATATCGCCAGCCTGGCCCAACATTTTGACAGTGCCGCGCCGCCTACTCAGGATTAG
- a CDS encoding sodium-dependent bicarbonate transport family permease, translating to MPDIVIAFFILGLVAGLLKSDLKVPRSIYETLSILLMLVLGLKGGMALHGKFQLSMLSQLLPIVALGFIIPLCCYPILRRFVRLSLDDAASIAAHYGSVSAGTFAVALAMVEQANLPLNPETTLYLVLLELPAIVTMLWLHRRLSGHGNNSSILREALTSRGVLLLGGGVVIGYLFGPLGLKPLAPVLFDGFKTMLALFLLEMGLSTAKVCSPLPWQHWRLMLFAGLSPFVLAWIGIASALALGLPEGSALVLAGITASASYIAAPAAIRSAIPDANIGLAMLAALGITFPVNVLIGLPLYQSWLHNFY from the coding sequence ATGCCCGATATCGTCATCGCTTTTTTTATCCTGGGCTTAGTCGCCGGCCTGCTTAAATCGGATCTCAAGGTCCCCAGATCGATTTACGAAACTCTGTCTATTTTGCTGATGCTGGTGCTCGGACTCAAGGGTGGAATGGCCTTGCATGGCAAATTTCAGTTGTCCATGCTGAGCCAATTATTGCCCATAGTCGCACTCGGTTTCATCATCCCCTTATGCTGCTATCCGATCTTGCGTAGATTCGTGCGCTTATCCTTAGACGATGCCGCCAGTATCGCGGCGCATTACGGCTCGGTCAGTGCCGGTACGTTTGCAGTGGCACTGGCGATGGTAGAACAAGCCAATCTGCCCTTAAATCCAGAGACCACACTGTATCTGGTGTTACTCGAATTACCTGCCATCGTCACCATGTTATGGCTGCATCGCCGCCTGAGTGGGCATGGTAACAACAGCAGCATACTGCGCGAAGCACTCACCAGTCGTGGCGTCTTATTACTTGGTGGCGGAGTCGTCATCGGCTATCTGTTTGGTCCGCTAGGCCTGAAACCCTTGGCACCGGTCTTATTCGACGGCTTTAAAACCATGTTGGCCCTGTTTTTACTCGAAATGGGCTTATCCACCGCCAAGGTATGCTCGCCGTTGCCGTGGCAGCACTGGCGCCTGATGCTGTTCGCAGGCTTGTCACCCTTCGTCTTGGCGTGGATAGGCATAGCCAGCGCACTGGCCTTAGGCTTACCAGAAGGCAGCGCTCTGGTACTGGCTGGCATCACCGCCAGCGCCTCCTACATCGCAGCACCAGCCGCGATACGCTCTGCCATCCCAGATGCTAATATAGGACTGGCGATGTTGGCCGCACTGGGAATTACCTTTCCGGTCAATGTCTTAATCGGCTTACCGCTGTACCAAAGCTGGTTACACAATTTTTACTAA
- a CDS encoding YqhA family protein, translating to MSISVTPKKLSPLASLIFFSRWLQLPLYLGLILAQCVYVFHFWVELSVLIGAVWGNEASLQHLLTAVAVTPELKPTSLNESTIMLVVLGLIDVVMISNLLIMVIIGGYETFVSRLGLDKHPDQPEWLSHVNASVLKVKLAMAIIGISSIHLLKTFINVKAYSAQELIAQTSIHMVFLLSALAIAYCDQIMTKTMQASKPH from the coding sequence ATGTCGATTTCTGTAACACCAAAAAAACTATCGCCCTTAGCGAGTTTAATTTTCTTTAGCCGCTGGCTGCAATTGCCTCTGTATCTAGGCCTAATTTTGGCGCAATGCGTATATGTTTTCCATTTTTGGGTCGAGTTGAGCGTCTTAATTGGCGCAGTCTGGGGCAATGAGGCCTCACTGCAGCATCTACTGACCGCGGTGGCGGTAACACCGGAACTCAAACCGACTTCACTCAATGAATCGACCATCATGCTGGTGGTACTCGGCTTGATCGATGTGGTGATGATCTCCAATCTGCTCATCATGGTCATCATCGGTGGCTACGAAACCTTTGTCTCGCGCCTGGGTCTGGATAAACACCCAGATCAACCAGAGTGGCTCTCGCATGTGAATGCTTCGGTACTCAAAGTAAAACTGGCGATGGCAATTATCGGTATCTCGTCGATCCACCTGCTAAAAACTTTTATCAACGTCAAGGCCTATTCGGCGCAAGAGCTGATCGCGCAGACCAGCATACATATGGTGTTTTTGCTGTCGGCACTGGCGATCGCCTATTGCGACCAGATCATGACCAAGACTATGCAGGCCAGCAAGCCACATTAA
- a CDS encoding HPF/RaiA family ribosome-associated protein, with amino-acid sequence MRINIQARGFELTEALRLHTERRLQFAIDWASDEVRTVKVRFSDINGPRGGNDKCCTIQIPIVGHADLIIKDIEADLYVAIDKAADRIERTLSRKLERVREFQHQRISASESNTEAEQDEQHSTYATQPMRARRSGHDAQAQRHSHR; translated from the coding sequence ATGCGTATCAATATTCAGGCAAGAGGATTCGAATTAACCGAAGCTTTGCGGCTTCATACCGAGCGCCGTTTGCAGTTTGCGATTGATTGGGCTAGCGACGAAGTGCGCACCGTGAAAGTACGTTTTTCCGACATTAACGGCCCGCGTGGCGGCAACGATAAGTGCTGCACCATACAGATCCCTATCGTCGGCCATGCCGACCTGATTATCAAAGACATAGAGGCCGATTTATACGTGGCGATCGATAAAGCGGCCGACCGTATAGAGCGCACTTTATCGCGCAAACTAGAGCGCGTTCGTGAGTTTCAACATCAGCGCATTTCGGCCAGCGAGAGCAACACCGAGGCAGAGCAAGATGAGCAGCATTCCACGTATGCGACCCAGCCCATGCGGGCACGTCGCAGCGGACATGATGCACAAGCTCAGCGCCACTCGCATCGCTAA
- a CDS encoding tellurite resistance TerB family protein: MRSYPQNSKLAMARILGLAMLADGGLDQSEIEVVADSRLLARIDMTEAEFDTVLHHLCEDMLQSMRGYDYGKIELDRLVIDRLLTEVSHPSLQRVLLNVMLAVVDADGKLSEGEAVLLTQALEKWQCNLVDLRYTEAYRAAPEHIRARTRAKSSRRARRPALPAMSLSLSLASARDSNAGSGHAA, encoded by the coding sequence ATGCGTAGTTACCCACAAAACAGCAAGCTTGCGATGGCAAGGATACTTGGATTGGCCATGCTTGCCGATGGTGGATTAGATCAGTCAGAAATCGAAGTCGTAGCCGATAGCAGATTATTGGCGCGCATAGACATGACAGAGGCAGAATTTGACACTGTGCTGCATCACTTGTGTGAAGACATGCTGCAAAGCATGCGCGGCTACGATTATGGAAAAATCGAGCTAGACCGGCTAGTCATCGATCGCTTACTCACCGAAGTGAGTCATCCTAGCCTGCAAAGAGTACTACTCAATGTCATGCTGGCGGTGGTCGATGCCGATGGCAAGTTGAGTGAGGGTGAGGCGGTATTACTCACTCAGGCGCTGGAAAAATGGCAGTGTAATCTGGTCGATTTGCGTTACACCGAAGCCTACCGGGCTGCGCCTGAGCATATCCGAGCGAGGACGCGCGCGAAGTCGAGCCGAAGAGCGAGAAGACCAGCGCTGCCTGCAATGAGCCTGAGCCTCAGCCTTGCCTCTGCTCGCGACAGCAACGCAGGGTCCGGGCACGCTGCCTAA
- a CDS encoding DUF2062 domain-containing protein encodes MPKKLLQRYLPKRETLGQYQLTRRFAPFLNRIELWSVKRNLIAGGLALGLFCGMIPGPLQMLAAISFAIVLRVNLPAAVLGTCFSNPFTIVPLYMLAYTLGLWCMGDAGASNLPSFPASDWQHPQLLWSAWSEWLLASGQPLLIGILLLAVLLALAGYILVQVSWRLNVLHALRRRRYNRLQLARGD; translated from the coding sequence ATGCCCAAAAAACTACTACAGCGCTATTTACCTAAGCGCGAAACGCTAGGCCAATACCAATTGACACGACGCTTCGCGCCATTTTTAAATCGCATAGAACTGTGGTCAGTGAAACGCAATTTAATCGCTGGTGGTCTGGCGCTGGGTCTATTTTGCGGCATGATACCCGGCCCACTACAAATGCTGGCTGCGATTTCCTTTGCCATCGTGTTGCGGGTAAATCTACCAGCTGCGGTGCTGGGCACTTGCTTTAGCAATCCTTTTACGATAGTGCCACTGTATATGTTGGCCTATACCCTAGGCCTTTGGTGCATGGGAGATGCTGGCGCCAGCAATTTACCGAGCTTCCCCGCCAGCGACTGGCAACACCCGCAATTACTCTGGAGCGCCTGGTCAGAATGGCTATTGGCGAGCGGCCAGCCCTTACTCATAGGCATCTTGCTACTCGCCGTATTGCTGGCACTAGCTGGCTATATCTTGGTACAAGTGAGTTGGCGCTTGAATGTACTACATGCCTTGCGCCGTCGCAGATATAATCGTTTGCAACTAGCGCGGGGAGATTAA
- the nhaR gene encoding transcriptional activator NhaR has product MSTLNYKHLRYYWMVAKTGSIARAAEQMHLTPHAISGQLKEFEQNLGVELFQKQGRNLELTDAGRRILSHADAIFSTGDDLLASLHQTSSAKKRSFRVGISDAVSKSIAYRLLEPALALPDPLRLICREGRLAMLLAELAIHKLDMIIADRPMPPSLSVRGYNHLLGECGLSVFGAAALIKKNKLAFPAMLDQAPFLLPGEDVAIQAKLLHWLELNNLRPNIVGEFDDGALMKAFGQAAAGFFVGPSAMQDDICAQYQVRVVGQIDSVIEQIYLISTARRITDPAVIAISETAKRAIFGAGSKSKEIE; this is encoded by the coding sequence ATGAGCACACTTAACTACAAACACCTGCGCTATTACTGGATGGTGGCAAAAACCGGCAGCATCGCACGCGCCGCCGAGCAGATGCACCTGACACCGCACGCCATCAGCGGGCAGCTCAAGGAGTTTGAACAGAACCTGGGCGTAGAACTATTCCAAAAGCAAGGACGTAATCTGGAACTGACCGATGCCGGACGCCGTATCTTAAGCCATGCCGACGCCATCTTTTCCACTGGCGACGACTTACTGGCCAGCTTACATCAGACCAGCAGCGCAAAAAAACGTAGCTTTCGGGTCGGCATCTCGGACGCGGTCTCCAAGTCTATCGCCTATCGCCTGCTAGAACCGGCTCTGGCATTGCCCGACCCCCTACGCCTGATTTGCCGCGAAGGCCGCCTGGCGATGTTATTAGCAGAGTTGGCGATCCACAAGCTCGACATGATCATTGCCGATAGGCCGATGCCACCGAGCTTAAGCGTGCGTGGCTACAACCATTTATTGGGCGAATGCGGCCTGAGCGTTTTCGGCGCCGCCGCGCTCATCAAAAAAAATAAGCTAGCTTTTCCTGCCATGCTCGACCAGGCGCCTTTCTTACTGCCTGGAGAGGATGTGGCCATCCAGGCAAAACTATTGCATTGGTTAGAATTGAATAATCTCAGGCCCAATATCGTCGGCGAGTTTGATGACGGTGCCTTGATGAAGGCATTCGGCCAAGCCGCCGCAGGTTTTTTCGTCGGCCCCAGCGCCATGCAAGACGATATTTGCGCGCAGTATCAAGTCCGCGTGGTGGGGCAAATCGATAGCGTCATCGAACAAATCTACCTCATCAGCACCGCCAGACGCATCACCGACCCCGCCGTGATCGCCATCAGCGAGACCGCCAAACGCGCCATTTTTGGTGCGGGTAGCAAGTCTAAGGAAATCGAATAA
- a CDS encoding GNAT family N-acetyltransferase encodes MIFANGLLLRPLLAADAAAFTAAVLESVASIAPWMPWCKPDYSEQDALTWFAHSGSAQETGSAYDCGVFCLDTGDLLGGAGLNSINTLNKMCNLGYWVRSSRQRQGIALRCVQALSEHAFSQLALQRVEIVVAVGNKASEAVAIKAGAQREGLARKRLYLHGAAHDAHMFALVSA; translated from the coding sequence ATGATATTTGCAAATGGCTTATTACTGCGCCCCTTGTTAGCTGCCGATGCCGCAGCATTTACGGCAGCGGTCTTGGAATCGGTAGCCAGCATCGCGCCGTGGATGCCCTGGTGTAAGCCTGATTACAGCGAACAAGATGCTTTGACATGGTTCGCGCACAGCGGTTCGGCTCAGGAGACTGGGAGTGCTTACGATTGTGGCGTGTTCTGTCTGGACACTGGCGACTTGCTCGGCGGTGCAGGGCTTAATTCCATCAATACCTTGAATAAAATGTGCAATCTCGGCTATTGGGTGCGTTCGTCCAGGCAAAGGCAGGGGATCGCACTGCGCTGCGTGCAAGCCTTGTCCGAACATGCGTTTTCACAACTCGCTTTGCAGAGAGTGGAAATCGTGGTGGCAGTCGGTAATAAGGCCAGCGAGGCAGTTGCGATCAAGGCCGGCGCGCAACGCGAAGGCCTGGCGCGCAAGCGCCTGTACCTGCACGGCGCAGCGCACGATGCGCATATGTTCGCGCTGGTATCGGCCTAG
- a CDS encoding bifunctional riboflavin kinase/FAD synthetase has product MKVFRGLPNAAARAPCALAIGNFDGVHLGHQVLLSRLREAATRLNLEAAVMTFEPHPRSFFAQLLGDLSKAPTRIANLRDNLDALTLAGVDRVIVEHFNAHFAALSPQDFIQKVLVEGLHVKWMMVGEDFRYGAKRAGDINMLSAAGKEYGFEVEVLAAVQDKGVRISSSSVRAAIAAGDFNETQSLLGRSYRISGHVVHGQKLGRTLGFPTLNLRVAHHRPALQGIFVVQVHGLSESPLPAVASLGVRPTVDDSGHVLLETHVFDYSGNAYGKVVQIEFLQKLRDEEKYVDLPTLTAAIERDAQQARAYFEQRATASSAAISASDRI; this is encoded by the coding sequence ATGAAAGTATTTCGTGGACTCCCTAATGCTGCCGCGCGCGCGCCTTGTGCGCTGGCGATAGGCAATTTTGACGGCGTGCATCTAGGACATCAGGTTTTGCTGTCCAGATTGCGCGAAGCCGCCACACGCCTAAATCTTGAGGCCGCGGTGATGACTTTCGAGCCGCACCCGCGCAGCTTTTTTGCCCAGTTGCTGGGCGACCTCTCTAAAGCACCGACCCGCATCGCCAATCTGCGCGACAACCTCGATGCGCTCACTTTGGCCGGTGTCGATAGAGTCATTGTCGAACATTTCAACGCCCATTTTGCCGCGCTGAGCCCACAAGACTTTATACAAAAAGTCCTGGTCGAGGGCTTGCATGTGAAATGGATGATGGTCGGTGAGGATTTTCGCTATGGCGCCAAACGCGCTGGCGATATAAACATGCTGAGCGCGGCCGGCAAAGAGTACGGCTTCGAAGTAGAGGTCCTGGCGGCAGTGCAAGATAAGGGCGTGCGAATTTCTTCCTCGTCGGTGCGGGCAGCGATAGCCGCTGGTGATTTTAACGAGACCCAGAGTTTATTGGGGCGCAGCTACCGCATCTCGGGTCATGTGGTACATGGTCAGAAGCTGGGACGCACACTCGGTTTCCCTACTCTGAATTTACGGGTGGCCCATCATCGCCCGGCGTTACAAGGGATTTTTGTGGTGCAGGTGCATGGCTTAAGCGAATCGCCTTTGCCAGCAGTTGCCAGCCTGGGTGTGCGCCCGACCGTGGATGATAGCGGCCACGTTTTGCTAGAAACCCATGTGTTTGATTACAGCGGCAATGCCTACGGTAAAGTGGTACAGATAGAATTTTTGCAAAAACTGCGCGATGAAGAGAAATACGTCGATCTGCCTACGCTGACCGCTGCAATAGAACGCGATGCCCAGCAAGCCAGAGCCTATTTTGAACAGCGCGCCACAGCTAGCAGCGCGGCAATCTCTGCGAGCGACCGAATTTAA